From the Cloeon dipterum chromosome 4, ieCloDipt1.1, whole genome shotgun sequence genome, the window TTAGTACGCAGGTTCATGATTATGTCTGAACACAATAAATACACTGGAATTTTCAAACTCCCTGCCCATTCATGTTTTAGGAGTTTATGTCgatcaacaattattttcaatataaacaTTTagtgattaaatattttcgcatAATATGTAAAAACCCAgcatgtaaaatatttgctgactctttaattataatttagtttttgcatatctatgatttttttaattatttaatagatAGGCTAATTTAAGAAAGTAATGGCACTAACACTGGCTAATGATGGTATTttggaaacaaacaaaagtggCAACGTTTTATAACCGAAAACTTAACCATATttgtaatcaaaataaaaattcaaagtactgtgaaattttaagaaaaaggaTTATGAAGCGGAAAAGAGCTAATTTTGCAATACAAAAAAGTTTGGGTGTGCTAATTTTCACCTTGCAAGGGTGTTGGCAAGAACTGCTTTCGCCTCTGCATCACGTGGTCCTCGGCGGACCTGATCTCCTCCGGGCCGACGTTTCTGGGCAGCCCCTGGTGCATCATAGGGTGGTGCAAGAACGGTGCCTGGCCTGGGTGGAGCTGCTGCGCCGGCGGGGCCACAATGCGCGGCAGCCCGGCTGACACGTTGTGCTGCTGAGTAATCGCGATGACCAGAGGGGGGTGGTGCGGAGGGTCGCGGTGCATTTCACCTGAGGGCACGTTCCTCGGGACGCCCGGCACGACGTGGTGCTTGGCCACGGAGATGGGCTGCAGGTTTTGCATCTGGTCGATGTCGAACTCCTGTGGGGGTGGATTAATGCCGCTCGTTTATCATCGTTTGTCAAAACGTGGCAACTGGTATTAGGTAGGTGGGAAATTTCTGCGGGAAAGAGGTGCCTGTTTGTGTACGCAGAGGATGAAAAATAGTGTTTACACATTCCGGCCTGGTTATTTTCCGGGGCAACGTGCACCTATTTCCCGGACAGAGATAAAGAGGGTGAGAGATTGAACTTTAAGGCGTCGTCTCAGGCGTATTCGCGGGCTTTTTCAATTCGCAGAAGCGACTATATTGCCTGGCAGATTTAAATTTCGGTGGAGTAGGGAGCGTGCGGTTCTAATATccataaaatgtgaaattgttttgtttgtgttgcGCCGGGAAATtggattgaataaatttaagccTTCTTATGTTGTGTACTCGAAGGAATTTATGGCTTCCCTGCAGCCTAGTGGGTAGACGtgagagcaaacaaatttgcgAGCAGGCTTGATAAAGGACTTTTGTCTCCGCTTCTGCAGCGTACAAAATTACTATGGTTGCTCTCTTGGAAGGTAAGCTATAGGAATTTtcgaaattgtaaaaataaatgattatatCCACTCatccatatatatatattaaaattttaattaataaaaggtTTTGCTGGTGCTccctaataattaaatttatctggcTTCCCTATCAATGGCGTTAAACCGTCATATTTAGGGCTtacgtgaaaaatattttacactcAAATCCAGCGTTTGCGTATGACTTTTTTCTCTCCCTTCTATTCAATCGTGAAAAATAAGTGCAAACATGTGTGAATCAAGGAcacgtttttgttttcagttgAATGATTTAGCGGATTAGCGAGTTTTGTGTTGTCCCCTGTGTTTGTAATTTACGCTCATACATGACCTGGCTTGTAATATTCGTTTTAGAAAGGGGAGAGtaaaaattggatcaaacgCAAGCgcgtgaaattttttgaaagctCTCAATTTGTATTGGTGTGGCTgtgattttttgctgtttgaatattttttaagctctGGGAATGGCATCTGACGACACAATTTCAtggcatttaaaaatcaaatttttttgttccaaaacaccaatactgaaaaatattaccatttgaaaaaatatttttttcgaaaattccaAGCATATTTTCTAATCgtttcaaagataaaaattttcgttCAAACCAgcgaatttattaaaaagcttatttaaaaaatccctttttttttgctaattttattttcacacgaatgttattttctgaaacaaaacaattttctctgGAATCAACCGAATTCTGACCATTAATGTGACTAAACTTTGCAGGCCTGCTGAGCTGGTGAATATCGCTATTTTTCTAGTTACAAGTgccataaatttcaataattaaatttaatacgtGTTGGGATTTGGTTTTGAAACGAGAGTAAATCTTATTACCTCTTCCTGGCCCTCGGGCCTGGTGCTAGCCTGATCGAAGTCATCGTCCTGCAACTCCTCGACCGTGATCACCCTGCTGACCGCGGCGCCATCGGTGCTGGTATCAAAGATGTGAGCGATTATCTCGACATTCATCTTGGACGACTCAGTCGGTAGGGGTTCCTTCTGCTTCTCCGGCGCCGCCTCCGTCACCGACGCCGTCTGCGCCGCCTGCTGAGTATGCGTTTCTTGCAGCGACGTCGCAGCCTCAGTGGTGGCAGCCGGCGCCTCGGAACTGCTGGAAATCGATTGCACGGACGTGGCGATTAATTTCCCGCCGCTTTTTTGCTGCTCCGTGGTCGTCTCCGGCTCGAGTCTCATTTGGCTGGTAGCCTCGTGGGTAGTGCTGACCGACGGCGCCTGGTCGACCGAGGCCTGCGTCTTCGGGGCCTCGGTGACCGACTCGCTGTTGTCCAACTCGGTGGTTTTCTCTGCGGTCGAGGTTGTTGCCTTTTCGGTGGTTGGCTCGTCACGTGTCGCGGCTAGCGTCTGATCGATTCCCGCCTGCGGTGCCGCGCTGGAGGTCGACAGCTCGGCTGTAGGCGCGGGACTCTCGTCTTGAACGTCCCGCCGGTGTCTCGTAATCGGACGCACGGGCGTAGCGGCTTTTCCCAACGGAATGTCCTCCGCGCACTTCAGCTTGTGCTCCAGTCTGCGGATCTCCtgggaaaattcgaaaattgcCGTTGAATTATCGCGGGCAATCGTAGGaagacaataaaatttgatggtCACAATTTATTCCGGAAAAGGGAAGCTAGCTGCCGTGTAAAGAACGATTCaaattggctgcaaaatcTAATGGCCTCATCCAAGCGACATTCATTGCTGAATTTTCGGACCTTTGCCAAATCTGGCGAGAGGACTTGGCAAGTAAATCAATAAACCACATGTCCTCCACCTCACCTCACTTTGCATTTTAGAATGGCACAGTCGAGACGAGAAGGAGTAATTGTTTCAGCTGCAAAGAGCTGGATAGAGAGATAAGTCCGTCCAACTCTCTGCGCCGCTATGCTTGTATGTGTATACCCTCATCAAACGagcataaaatgcaaatggggCCTAATTACCTTTTCTGAGTTGTGTTTGCATGCGATCCTCTTGGTGCCCCGGAGACCGCAATCAGCGATCATCTCCAGCGCATGGGTTTGCGGGTTGTACTGCACGGTGACCTCTTTGTTGGGCCATTTCGGCGACAAACAGCCGCCGTGCTCCGACCGCACCCACGACGGAACTGCAGCAGACAGAGAGCAAAGCGGGCTTAATCTTATTATACGCGCGCGTATACCCGGCCGGGTAATTACAATTCAGCTAATTTCATCTGCTCGCGAACTGACAAACAGAGGAGTGAGGAGAACTGAGaggatattaaatttccaccCAGGGAAATGCCAGCGAGTAATATAGCATTTTTGCCGACTGCCGCAAATTAACTCGAGACCCAGGCAACCCGCAAAGGTTGCTCACTGCTCTGCAGCAAAACGTGTCAAAACGAGATATATCTGCCCGAGCTAGATCGATGGACGCGTCATTCAGTAATAATCCCTGGGTGGCCGTCGAGGCCAAATCCCGTGATATTTTTGCAGCTGCGATGAGAAATTACGGGCGCGGCGGAACTGCCACGCTCACGTTCCGGGTCCGTTTAGCAAATTGGCCTAGTCGACAAAGCTGTTGACAAGGGACACTTTAAACCGTGGCCACACGATCGTATTTTGTCGCTCAACTAGCAAGATCAAATGACACAGTTTGTTTTCACTCGATTACCCGTTACGTTAACACATTTAAGAAAAGCTACTTTTACATCCCTGGcaacagtgaaaattaaaacagccgCTGTACAGCACGAAAGTGTGTGATAAtagtagccattgtaaaattaatgcaatatATAATGATAAGTAAACATGTTGAATTAGTTAATTGCGGTCATTCTTTTTTTATcctatttttcattgattctGAAAACCTTATTTCTCACATTTTGACAAGAAACGATCCCAATGGATTTGTGCAAAGCCTTTTGTGATGTtcgcaacaaattttttattgcacgaaaagcttttaaaaattgattaaaattgatttaaacaaatttttaaagaggcaGCAAATTGATCAACGGGCCAGTAAGCatggtaattaatttgtatcaCTTTTAGTTTAAGAGATAATTCTGTGCATATCCTGAAAGTTGATGTAATAGCTGTTGTTTTTCGCGCTGATCCAAATTTcctaagcatttttttaaattagtagaaaagtttcaaaattatgttggttaaaaatgacattaaaTTACTTAATAAAAACTAGGTTACCTATAAGTCATTGAAAAGCTTTAGGAGCAACTATTTCTAGCTATCAACAAGATAATGCGATTTTCCCGGCTAAATCTGAAATCTAGGTacacatttatatatttccaAGCTTCATAACTCACTAACAacgttgaatgaaaattttgcaccTATAGTACTAAAACTAACTAAAACATAGCATGCATAGAATATTCTTGTTAGATGACAACGCCCTGCTATTAATAATGTTGGAGGAtacaaagtaaaataaaaagcgacaAGCCTTAAGTTGGTTTGAAACCACTAAAGCATGCCAGCAAACCCGAGTTAAAATCGACGCTTTTAAGCATTCACTATGGGTAGCGgtcatttaattgaataatctACCCACCAGGTATCTGACAGAGGAAGGAGTGGATCTCGAGCGTGCTGGAACAGGCGACCGCCCGCCACCGGAAGTCGGCCGCGGGGTCGATGGTTACGCATTGAGGCTCGGAGGTGACGACGTTTGGCGACTCGTTCCAGTATCCCTCTGACGCCTCCAAAGTTGCTCCGGCCGGCGTGCTGCATGTGTGGCAAATTAGATTTGACCGGCGCTCGCTAAAATTTGGTCTAATTATATTCTCACCTCCACTTGAACATGGGTTGGCCGTCATCGCGCCGGAGACCCACCCACACGGGGGTCGTCCACTCTAGCTGTCGCAGCAGGGCGCGGGTGCGGTCAAACTCGGCGGTGTTTCGCACTGAAAGCACGTAGCCGAGTGGTAAAAAGTGCGCTCGCTGTACTCTAATGGTGCCGGCAAGCAGCACACACGCGGCTTGAAAGCGGGTGCTAAAAGGTGTGTATAGGGTCTCAAAAGTCTTTTTGAGAAATGGATCTCGAGTGGAACACCACGCTCGACtcccttttttaaatgagtttgGAAACGCGTCCCACGCGCCGAGCCCGGCCAGCTCTGCGGTCTCGCTCGGGCAAAGGGGTGTCTTCGACGGAATTGGCGAAAGGGCGGCTTTTGTGATTAAAATGAGCTTTGGAACAGCGAACCGCCGCGAGCAATTAGAACGAGCAAGCAGGCTTTCGATCAGAGCTGCGTGacggaaaataattcaatttggatGAGGGATGCCAAACGGTTGCTTCCAGGTGGAATTGTTATTCTACCAACGAAGTTTGTTTTTCCGAATGAAAATACGAGGAACGCGCAATTTCATCATTTCCGTGCGCTTGTTGGATTTGGACAATTTCAACGGTCTGTCGCGATTCATCGGAAAGCAACGAGGGAATTTCGCATGAAATGttccatttgaaattaaagattCGAGCATTGTATTTCCGTCAACGTGGAAAATGACTCGTtggttgaaatgaaatttctcgTAAAAACCTGCCGGTGGAATTTAATATAGCAGTTTATTCCAGCTCACTGGAGTTTTCGCAGGCACATACACCCTAAAGTCAgactcaataaaaatacaaccGGGCAGAAAAGCCTCTGCTCTTGCTCTCGGCGAATAACACAATTCTCCGTGAGCTCGTGCGGTGGCAAGGGcgagtgaaaaattgatatatcaCTGCAGCAAGCAACGTGCAACGTTTAAGGTGCCCGCCGCCCAAATTTATCGGATAAATTTCCTACCGGGAAAGAAAGGGTCCGAGAAACAACAACTATATTTTCAGCCCTGCGGGGACGCTCGCAAGGAAGATAAAACCGAGTGAAAAAAATGCGCCCGCCGTCCAGAAAACTCATGGTTGATGTGTGCATCGCATGAATATTTCACAGCGGAAAAATGCTTTCCATTAGCGGAGCGCCAGTAGAGTGTGTGGTGGGACGTGCTTTGCCGTTCCTAATAAACTTgctcatttatattttctgcgTTCTCTTTCTAACAAGAGCCCTTTttgagtttattatttattgtaccCAGAACATTACTATATTGTTGTAGGATTACGGGTATACTTGATTTCAAAGCAATTCTACAAAGGAAAGTTTGTTCTTTAACGcctaatttctttattaaaaggATGGCtttatttactaattattgTTACGCAAAACGCATAACAATTTGGTCCTTCCATGCATTACTAAATTCacgtttgaaaagaaaaaaaaacaaattctacACTGCTTGGATTGACTCAAAGTGGTTAAgtactggaaaataaatattacttttacCCCTTAAAATATGCTCTAGATTTAGGGAAAATGCTAAAAGTTTCCCAtattgccgtttaaatttctgagaaatcggctccaaagtttttGCATGCTGATATTGCTGATCAAGCGGTGAGCGCTATCTCCGTATTAAATATCAGGAATTATTTCGGCAGGAGGGAAATTTAACCCACAATTCACACTCTTGGATGGATCGCGATgagatgaatttaaatcaagcgCAACATTATTGACAaaccgttttaatttttcgagaaattttgtaaattctgAAGTTTCACTGTTATGCTTCgtcctaatttaattttataaattaaatattgaaagatatttatttaaactatgaatttgatcaactgctcaacatttcaaaacaatttcaattgttaCACTGTATCAATCCGCTTATTGTGAgtagaatttaaatatgtatttttcccTGGTACACATTTCTTCTGCTCTTCAAAGGTTAGTTAGTCGTCAATCCCCAGTCAATCCAGGGTGcatataaaattagaaatttttaaaaaatcatgctaACTTTTTCAAACATTAGAGTTCACACTTTTTATCAATTGATCGTGGAagttctgaattttaaaaaggtgacagataaaatttttttcagaatttaattcattaaaaaacgtTAGCTGTAGTTTGGTTACTTTTAGGAAAActataagaataaatttactttcttCGTAtcttaaatgatttttccttgCATTTTTTCGATTGGCACATCCCGATTTTCATTGAAAGAGCAGAAGATGCATTACTTTATGATGcagtcattttgaatttttcaaaggaCATACGGACATGTTCTGAAGATTTTCTCTGTAATTTCatgttatttaaatgaatgcaTTTTTGTACATTCCAATTAGCTTTGAGGGGagtaatttcaaacaaaacttGCATGTCAGAGTGTAATTGTAGCTAGTATGGTGTTGGCGAAAAAACCACAGCAAGGCAGTTCTGACGTTTCCGTGGCATTGCCATCTCACTCCACGCTCTACGGTTAAGTTCGCGGAAAAGGGCAGGCCAACTGCACGCGTCGGAAATCTGGGCCGCGCCATCTTTTATGCATGAGCCGCCGCGCGTCTCTATTGTTTCCtcgtctctctcgctctctcggcgGACACTTTGTCACCACACGAGCGTGTGCGTGCGAGCGTGCGAATCGATAAAGATTGACAAAGTTATGCAGCCGGCCTAATAGACGAGGCGTGCAGGTTGCCTAGCTACCAATTAGCAGGCGGCTCCTAATGAAACGAGCCGGGTGAATTATGCATGAGCGGAGATGCTGTGCCGGCTCATCAGGCCGCCGGGGGCAAACAcgcatgaaatattcatccGGCCGGCGGTCGACCGGTCGTTTGGCAGTAAGTTGTAATTACGCGCGCGCTCCGGCATGTGAGCACACACTGGCTCGCATACCGCCGGCCAGGTCGGCTATTTGtcgcaaacacacacgca encodes:
- the LOC135942039 gene encoding uncharacterized protein LOC135942039; this translates as MPKLVVLVLVWVTAASAFPLLPSSSVNISDSWLLVDAESPVFYRHFRDKVTWAEAESVCQFHHSVLATVRNTAEFDRTRALLRQLEWTTPVWVGLRRDDGQPMFKWSTPAGATLEASEGYWNESPNVVTSEPQCVTIDPAADFRWRAVACSSTLEIHSFLCQIPVPSWVRSEHGGCLSPKWPNKEVTVQYNPQTHALEMIADCGLRGTKRIACKHNSEKEIRRLEHKLKCAEDIPLGKAATPVRPITRHRRDVQDESPAPTAELSTSSAAPQAGIDQTLAATRDEPTTEKATTSTAEKTTELDNSESVTEAPKTQASVDQAPSVSTTHEATSQMRLEPETTTEQQKSGGKLIATSVQSISSSSEAPAATTEAATSLQETHTQQAAQTASVTEAAPEKQKEPLPTESSKMNVEIIAHIFDTSTDGAAVSRVITVEELQDDDFDQASTRPEGQEEEFDIDQMQNLQPISVAKHHVVPGVPRNVPSGEMHRDPPHHPPLVIAITQQHNVSAGLPRIVAPPAQQLHPGQAPFLHHPMMHQGLPRNVGPEEIRSAEDHVMQRRKQFLPTPLQGPISDMHPHAPMMAHQTIEEHHVKPTVSSVTVEMQTESDKTEEEDIEFQDEEPTALQEARQKHGGDKAAVLLSVKVEELESTEDTLNAETDEEMIAAEQRLKSRRTDEKPVERHMARSLYPFILNRLLG